The Gardnerella leopoldii genomic interval TTGGAGCCATCACCCATAAGTCAGCATTCGTCACAGCATCAGCACGAGATAATGCCTCCAGCTGACCATCTAGAACATCCATATGCTGTCTTAGAGTACGCAAACCTCGAAGTCCGAGGGCAGGATTTGGTTCATCTTCAGGAGTCAAGAATGGTAACGGCTTATCTGCTCCAGCATCAAGCAATCGAATAACAACTTTCTTGCCTTCAAACTGAGATAGTAACTCTGTATAAGATTCTGTTTGTTCTTCTATACTAGGCGGTTGCTCGTTACCAATAAACAGAAATTCCGTTCGGAATAGACCTACTCCTTCTGCTCCATACTCATGAGCAGTTACAGCATCTGAGGGCTTTCCTACATTTGCCAAAAGAGGAATCAAATGACCATCTTTTGTACTTCCAGGCAATCCACGCAATTCACGAGCGCGGCTTAAACGCTCACGAGACTCTTTAACATGCGCGATTTCTTCTTCACTAGGACTGCTTATAACATGACCATTAACGGCATCTACTACAACAATTTGATGATTCTTCAGCTGAGAGGCATCGTGTGCTCCAACAACAGCAACAATTCCACGAGCACGAGCAAGAATAGCAGTGTGACTTGTAGGACCACCATCAAGAGTGACAATTGCCTGAACCTTGCTTAAATCAAGTGAAGCTGTATCAGCAGGTGAAAGATCCTTAGCAACCAGTACAAAAGGCGAATCACTTTCCGGCACTCCAGGAGCTTCAACACCAATCAAAGATGCAATAACACGCTGGCCAACATCATGCAAATCTCCTGCACGCTCAGCCATGTAACCACCAAGATTACGCAACATGTCTTCAAATTGTGCGAACCCTTCCCAAGTGGCACGTTCAGCTGTTTTCCCCTTATCAATACCAGATTCAATTGCACTTATTAATGCTGGATCGATGGCCATCTGTGCAAGAGCTTGCATAATTGGTGCTGCCTTTCGAGTCCCCTCATCCTTTGCTTCAAGAGCCTCACTTGCACGATGGTTTAGGTCTTTATTTACTTCATTTAAAGCATTTTTAACAGCCTTTTTTGCATCCTCAGCCAACACACTAACAGCACGAGGAGAATCCTCTGGCTCATGCAAAGCAGGTGCCATACACAATACTTCACCATATGCCATCGAGCGCCCAATGCCAACACCAGTGATTACCATACTTAAAACCCTCCTTTAGGTTTAGAAACTTTATTACGGCCGCAACGCCGCATAAGCATTTCTTGTAGGTAAACGTTTCTTACTAATGAAACTATACACCATTAAAAATGTTGTTACAACAAGTGAAAACGTTTTCTGTATTTTTCAATTAATTATGCTACACTTAATGTTGAAAATAGCAAACAAAAAAACCTTAAGAAAAAATATGGTTTGCTTTTATATGAAAAATAAAAAAATAAAAGCAGAATTTGTTAATTATTATTCAAAGGAGAAAAAATGGCAATTGCAACTCGTACTGTTACTATTGAAGACCCAGTTGGAATACATGCTCGCCCAGCGTCAGAATTTTCTCAAGCCGCAATGTCCTCAAATTGCATTGTAACGATTGCGAAAGGCGAAGGTGCCCCTGTAAGTGCGAATAGCATTCTTTCAATTATGGGATTGGGCATTACTAAAGGAGATTCAATCACAATTACCGTTGATGGTGAAGACGCTGAAAATGTAGCTAACAATCTTGTCGACGTAGTCACGAAAGGCGAATAATATAAATAAATAAGTGTACATAAACTGACAAATAAATAATATTCAATTTGCGGTGCTGTTTACCAATAATTACAGCACCGCACTTATTCGGGGGCAGATATGACAAATCAAACTAATCAAAACGCCTCCATAACTCATGTAGCAGCTCTTGCAAAAGTTTCAATTGCAACAGTATCTCGTGTACTTTCTGGTAGACGAGCCAAAGATGACGATATCGCAAAACGCGTAAGAAAAGCTGCAGAGCAGCTTAATTATTCAGTAAATTATGCAGCAAGCGCATTAAGAAGTGACACAACTAATACAATCGGCGTAGTAATGGGCACAAGCAACGTAGATGATTCATTCAGCGTAAATATGCTTTCTGCATTGGATGAAGCAGCTCATGAAATAGATAAAATACTTCTTGTTGGAACTGGAAAAGACACAGAAGCTCAAGAAGAACGCATAGAAGAGCTTATTGGTCATAATGTTGACAGTCTTATTGTTATGCCATCTAACAATAGTGATTTAACAAAAACACTTGAAAACTACGTTGACAATCTTCCCATTGTGCAAATTGGTGGCACTACTACTTCATTCCACGTGAATTGGGTTGGCATGGATCAAGAATCAATGATGGAAGCCGCTTTGATACATCTTTCGCATCACGATGCCCATAATATTGCTTATTTAAGTGGAAATGTTGACTCCACACAAAGTGCAAACTTATTTGCCAATTTTCAGACTGCTGCAAGCCGATTAAGTTTACTTTCTGAGCCAGATTGGACAACTTTTGGAGAACTTACTTATCAACGTGGATTCAAAGATACAATGCGGCTTTTTTCTGATTCTACCGCTAAACAATCTCGCAAACCAGACGCTGTTATTTGCGCAAATGACGCTGTCGCACTTGGAGCACTTCTAGCTTTAGATGAGCTTTCTTTGCAAGTTCCGCAGGACGTTCTCGTAATAGGTTACGGAGATAGCAGACAGGCAGAAATATCTGAGCCAAAGCTTTCTTCAATCCGTCCTCCGTATCAGCAAATTGCGCGCGAAGCAATCCGCCTAACCGCTGTTAACAAATCAGAGCAACATTGGTTACCTGCACATATGGAGTTTAGACCGGAAATCATGCGACGCGAATCAACAAATTCACCAAGAATAGGCACAAGCGATATGTCACTTCCGTGGAGGATATGATACTTTTGTATTTTATTGACTTTGCAAAAGTGAGCAAAATAGTGCTTCAAAAACAAGAGTTGTGTTACCATTTCTCGAAAGCCGACGACGAGTAGTAGCAATGCTGTCAACACAATCCAATGCACTACTTGCTGTCATGCTTTGTGCCAACTGGACAATTCTAGACTTGTATTCCTGATTTATAATCGGCGAAGACTTTTGCGCTTCGTTAATAACAACTAAAACATCTCTATACACGCTATCGATTGCGTCAAGAGAACGGCATAACACGTCGCGGCTTACACGAGTTACTTTACGTTTTATATCATCCTTTTTCCCAATTGCATTGTAGCTTGCGCGCAATTTGGGCGGAATGCGATCCTCATCGCCTAATCCGTTAATTCTACGAAATTCTTTTTGTTGAGCCTCAACATTTCGCTGAACCTCATCTTCTGCTTGTGATTTTGCATCGTCAATAAGCATTGCAGCAAGCATAATTGCGTCGGCAGCATCATGCATACGGAGCAATCCTGCAATAAGCTCATCTCGCCTACTTAAAGCACGCTCATCGCTTGCGTAGATAAAAGCAGTTGCTATATTTCCTTGAGAAAGCCTGGCTGCACGATTTGCTAGCTTATTATCCGCATCCGTTTTTTTAGTAAGATATTCTGCTATAGACTGCTCGTTTGGAGTAGCTAATTGCACAAGTTGCGTACGCGAACGAATTGTTGGAAGCACATCCATAACACTTGAAGCGCATAAAAGCCAAATCGTATGCTCGCTTGGCTCTTCAATCTCTTTAAGAAGAACGTTTGTGCTACGTTCCAACATTCTGTCAACATCTTCAATAATTATGATTCGCCAAGGAGCAGTGCTAGGCATCTGCTCAGAAATCCCAATTGCCTCGCGTACATCGTCAATACTAAGAGTTACGCCTTTTGTTGCAAGCGTATGCACATCAGGATGCGATCCTGCTAAAACTTCTTTGGCAGTTTTACTAAGCTCATTTTCGCCGCTAATTCCATCACTGCCTTCTCCATGATCCGGACTTTCGAGAGCTGCAGCGAAAGCGCGCGCAACTTGCGCACTACCGAAGCCAGCAGCTCCGCAAATCAGCCAAGATTGCGCTATTTTGCTAGCATCCGCACAAGCAATTTTTCGCAATCGCGAAACTACCTGTTCTTGCCCAATAACGCTATCCCACACACTCATCGCTTCACCCCCTGCATAGCTTCTTTACTTCTTCACTTTATAAAATTCGCCACTTTATTTAGTTTCAATTTCTTCAATTAAGTTATGTACGTCTTGCACAATAAGTTCAGATAATGATTTCGCTGAGAACGTTGCATCTAATACGCGATAACGATCTGCAGATTCCTGCGCTAAATCTAAAAATGCTTCTCTAGTGCGACGTGCGAAATCTATTCCAGCTGATTCCATGCGATCTTGCTCACGATGCAAACGCTTAAAAGCATCTTCCGGCTGCATATCTAGCAAATAAGTGCGATTAGGCCACAGCGAATCCGTTGCCCACTCACTTAAAGTTCGCACATCATCCATAGTCAATTCGCGACCGCCTGCTTGGTAAGCAAGCGAAGAATCAATATAACGATCCGTTATTACTACTGCACCACGGCTAAGTGCAGGGCGAATTACTTGCGCAACATGCTGTGCACGATCCGCAGCAAAAAGCAAAGCTTCTGTTCTGGCAGATACACTCGTGCCATGCAAGAGTATTTCGCGCAAAGTTTTACCCAACTGCGTACCGCCAGGCTCACGCGTCACTACAACTTCTCGCCCCGAAGATTGCAAATAATCCTTAAGAGCCTCAACTTGCGTAGTTTTGCCAACGCCATCAATGCCCTCAAAAGAAATAAATAAGCCTTTATTTGCATAAGATTGCTCACTTCTGCAGCCGCAGTTTCCTCCGCAAGCGCAGCCATCAGAGAAATCGTCATTCTTAGATGCCATATTTTTTGACTCCATATGCAAGGTTTATTTAATCTTTAGATTTCATTCCTATGCTTTTTTAGCGGTAGATTTCTTTGAAGTAGTCTTCTTTGTAGAAGTTTTCCTTGCGGTAGATTTTTTCGCAGTAGACTTCTTTTCAGAAGATTTTGCAGTGCTCTTAGTCGCGCGCTTTTTGCGTTTTACGGGACCTGCGGCACGCTTTTGCGCCAAAAGTGCAAATGCATCCTGCGGATCAATCGATTCAGGCGTATACTGCTTTGGCAAAGTGCGATTCGTTTCGCCATCAGTAATATAAGCTCCGTAGAAACCATCCTTAATCACTACTGGCTTCCCAGTTTCAGGATCTGCACCAAGCTCACGAAGAGGCGGCTTGGCGGCACCACGAGTACGCTTACCGTACTTTGGTTGCGCAAATAAATCTTTCGCTTCTTGCAAAGTAACAGTAAAAATAGTATCTTCACTAGAAAGAGATCGCGTATCCGGCTTAGATTCCACAGTTTCTCCAGCAGAAGTATCTACAGCAGAATATGTTTTAGTTAAATATGGACCGTAACGACCATTATTTGCTTCTATACGAGCTAGTTTTACAACGCCTTCGGCATCAACTTCTTCATACTCACCAACCAAACGTGGCAAATTCAAAAGTTGCAACGCTTCTTGCAAAGTCAAAGTCGCTGGATCCATGGTTTTAAACAAAGAAGCCATTTTTGGACGAGCCTTAGAAGACTTAGAAGCCTTAGAAGATTTAGAATCTTCCGCATTATTCTGCTCTTCTACCAGTGCCACGTACGGCCCAAAACGACCGTTGCGCACTTCTACGTTCCCACCCGTTTCTGGATCTACTCCAAGCACACGTGGACCTTCAGCATTATTCTCAAGCAATTCTCGAGCAGCATCAACAGTTAACTCATCTGGAGCTAAAGTTTCTGGCAAAGAAGCGTGACGAGGGTTGCCTTCAGCATCAAGATTCTTAATGTCTTCCAAGTAAGGACCATAGCGTCCAATACGCACATGCAAACCATCGCCAATGTCTATGGTATTTATTTCACGCGCATCAATTTCACCAAGCTCTGCAACCTGCTGTTGCAAACCAATATGAGCTTCATCAGCGGAATTAGCGGCACCTTCACCAGAACCGAAATAGAACCTAGTTAACCAATCGCGACCGGTTTCTTCACCGTGCGCAATTCTGTCCAAACCATTTTCCATATCAGCAGTAAACGCGTAATCAACATACTTCGGGAAATTCGCTTCCAAAAGCTTAATTACAGCAAAAGCAAGCCAAGAAGGAATCAATGCACGTCCACGCTCATAGACGTATCCGCGATCAATAATTGTGGAAATAATCGTTGCGTAAGTAGAAGGGCGGCCTATTTCCTTAGCTTCCAAAGTTTTAACTAAAGAAGCTTCAGTATATCTTGCAGGAGGCTGAGTTTCGTGAGAATCCGCACTAACACTTTTAGCTTCAAGAATATCCCCAGCTTGCATTTGAGGAAGCGCCTTATCGCTTTCACCTTCAGATGCATGTGCATTGCCAAAAACCTTCATAAAACCAGCAAAAGTAATTACTGTTCCAGAAGCTTGGAACAAAGCTTCTCCATATTCTCCAGCAGAAGCATTTAACTTAACAGTTGCTGTAAAACCTGTAGCATCAGCCATTTGTGACGCAAGGGTTCGTTGCCAAATAAGCGTATACAATTTCAGCTGATCCGCAGGTAATTTATCTGCAAGCTCGTCCGGGCTTAAGAAACGCGCTCCAGCAGGGCGAATACATTCATGAGCTTCCTGCGCTCCTGCAGACGTAGTTGCATACTGCTTAGGAGATTGCGAAACATACTCGTCGCCAAACGCTGCACGAGCGGCACTACGCGCAGCTTCGATAGCTTCTTTGGAAAGCGTTACGGAATCCGTACGCATGTAAGTGATATAGCCGTTTTCGTATAAAGATTGCGCAGCTCGCATAGTTTGGCGAGAGCTCATTGAAAGTCGGTTTCCAGCAGTTTGCTGCAAAGTTGATGTAGTAAAAGGTGGCAAAGGACGACGACGATACGGCTTCGTTTCCATAGAGTCAACTACAAAATCTGAATTTTCAAGAGCTTTAGAAAGCTTAGATGCAAAATCAGCGTCAACATGCAAAGCTTTTTGTGATTCATCTTTTGTAGAAACCAACTCACCTTTTGAATTGAAATCTTTAGAACCAGCCAGACGGCGACCAGAAAGCTCGCTCATGCGCGCTTCAAAATCAACACTTTCACCATCTGAGCCTTTAGAACTTAAAATCGCGCTAATATCCCAGTAAGACGCCTTAGTAAACGCCATACGCTCGCGTTCACGCTCAACAATCAACCTAGTAGCAACAGACTGCACGCGTCCAGCAGAAAGACCAGGACCAACTTTTCTCCACAAAACAGGAGAAAGCTCATATCCATACAAACGGTCTAACACACGACGAGTTTCTTGCGCGTCAACCATATTGTCGTCAACATTTCGAGTATTACTAAGCGAGGCTTGAATTGCATCCTTAGTAATCTCATGAAACACCATGCGCTTTACTGGCACAGTTGGCTTCAATGCTTCTACCAAATGCCACGCAATAGCTTCACCTTCGCGATCCTCATCAGTTGCCAGATATAATTCGTCAGCTTTTGCGAGCGCAGACTTTAAATCGGAAACAGTTTTCTTTTTATCTGAGCCAACTACGTAATATGGTGCAAAACCATGATCGACATCTACACCAAACTTACCAAACGCCGCTTTGCGTGAGGCTGGAACTTGGCTTGGCTGAGCGAGATCGCGAATATGCCCAACTGAAGCCATGACGGTATATCCATTTCCTAAATACCCGCCAATTTTTCGCGCTTTCGTGGGAGACTCCACAATGACTAGCTTATTCTGTGCTGCCATATTCGCTCCTTTCCTAACACAATCGAACATATAATTCCGAACTATATGTTTCACGCTAACTGTATCGCAACTTAAGTTATACGTCTATTACATTCCACCTCGGTGGATAAAAGCAGATAGAGTAGACAATATTACTTAGAAGCAGATGGAGGCGTCGGCGGAGCGCCTACTAATCCAAGCCTACTCAACGGCGAAGCTGTAGAGTGACGCATTACCATAATTACGCCAAAAACAAGCAAAGACACGCCTATAATCAGCCAATAAGTTGCTACATAAGATACGCTTGCAGCCCATTGAGCAAAAATATCAACACCAGGAAGAATTTGCCATATTAAATAAAGTGCATACAAACACGCCAACACACCAATCGTAATCATAGAGCTTCCTACAATTTGAACGCTAATTGAGGAACGTCGATAAGCTGGCATATCCATTCCACTACTGCGAGTGCATGCGAGCATAATAAGCGTTACAGCACCAACGATAAGTAATGACATAAGAACGTCAGAAACTCTATGCCAATGTGCTGCAATCAAAGAAAGTTCCACAAGAACGCTTATAAAAGCTGCAACTACTGACGCCCATGCGCGCCAAACACGCGAAACTACACAAATAAGCAACGCACATGATGCAGTAATAAGTAGGGTATGACCTGAAGGTGCTGAATTTGCAGACAAATATTCAATACTTATAAGCATTGGGCGCGGAAGAATTTTTTTCAATGGTTCAGCAGCAGCCGAAAGAATAATAATTCCAGCACATTGACCAAGAAGCCACCAACGTTTACGAATACAAACTACTATGAGTGAAACAAGAGCAATTATTATGCCAGTAATTATAACAACCATAGAAACGCTTATAGGTCGCAAGCAAAATGCAAGCCAAGACGGCATACCATGAGAGCCAAATCCGTCAATTACCATTTCTTCATAGCTTTGACCAAGTACTGTTTGCACACTAATAAACCATATGAACGCAGCAGAAGCCAGGAAAACAATTGCAATAGCAACACACCACAATATGGTAGATATTCGAGGACGCTTTACGAGCGGATCAAGCTGATCAATATCATCTGCATCCGATGAAGAATCTTCAGAAGATAACTGATTAGTTGAATACGACAAATCAGACAAATCAGACAAATCAGACAAATCAGATTGACGTTTAGTTTGTTTCACAAACTGTTTTACAGACTGTTTAGAAGATTTCTCTTCAGTATTTTCTGGAAATAAAGGCGATATTTTTTCGTCATTATCCTCAGATGAGATTGGAGAAAATGGCGTAATCGTA includes:
- the ptsP gene encoding phosphoenolpyruvate--protein phosphotransferase translates to MVITGVGIGRSMAYGEVLCMAPALHEPEDSPRAVSVLAEDAKKAVKNALNEVNKDLNHRASEALEAKDEGTRKAAPIMQALAQMAIDPALISAIESGIDKGKTAERATWEGFAQFEDMLRNLGGYMAERAGDLHDVGQRVIASLIGVEAPGVPESDSPFVLVAKDLSPADTASLDLSKVQAIVTLDGGPTSHTAILARARGIVAVVGAHDASQLKNHQIVVVDAVNGHVISSPSEEEIAHVKESRERLSRARELRGLPGSTKDGHLIPLLANVGKPSDAVTAHEYGAEGVGLFRTEFLFIGNEQPPSIEEQTESYTELLSQFEGKKVVIRLLDAGADKPLPFLTPEDEPNPALGLRGLRTLRQHMDVLDGQLEALSRADAVTNADLWVMAPMVSDEHEAAYFVKLGKSKGLKKVGIMAEVPSIALVAEEVAQVADFVSIGTNDLTQYTLAADRTLGSVSNYQTAWHPAVLRAIKMIADAGNAHAMPVGVCGEAAADPDLAVVLTGLGINSLSMTPVALDDVRAELAQTTFDEAKAKAHDALAGKFYHSIMQE
- the tmk gene encoding dTMP kinase encodes the protein MASKNDDFSDGCACGGNCGCRSEQSYANKGLFISFEGIDGVGKTTQVEALKDYLQSSGREVVVTREPGGTQLGKTLREILLHGTSVSARTEALLFAADRAQHVAQVIRPALSRGAVVITDRYIDSSLAYQAGGRELTMDDVRTLSEWATDSLWPNRTYLLDMQPEDAFKRLHREQDRMESAGIDFARRTREAFLDLAQESADRYRVLDATFSAKSLSELIVQDVHNLIEEIETK
- a CDS encoding DNA polymerase III subunit delta' — encoded protein: MSVWDSVIGQEQVVSRLRKIACADASKIAQSWLICGAAGFGSAQVARAFAAALESPDHGEGSDGISGENELSKTAKEVLAGSHPDVHTLATKGVTLSIDDVREAIGISEQMPSTAPWRIIIIEDVDRMLERSTNVLLKEIEEPSEHTIWLLCASSVMDVLPTIRSRTQLVQLATPNEQSIAEYLTKKTDADNKLANRAARLSQGNIATAFIYASDERALSRRDELIAGLLRMHDAADAIMLAAMLIDDAKSQAEDEVQRNVEAQQKEFRRINGLGDEDRIPPKLRASYNAIGKKDDIKRKVTRVSRDVLCRSLDAIDSVYRDVLVVINEAQKSSPIINQEYKSRIVQLAQSMTASSALDCVDSIATTRRRLSRNGNTTLVFEALFCSLLQSQ
- the topA gene encoding type I DNA topoisomerase; this translates as MAAQNKLVIVESPTKARKIGGYLGNGYTVMASVGHIRDLAQPSQVPASRKAAFGKFGVDVDHGFAPYYVVGSDKKKTVSDLKSALAKADELYLATDEDREGEAIAWHLVEALKPTVPVKRMVFHEITKDAIQASLSNTRNVDDNMVDAQETRRVLDRLYGYELSPVLWRKVGPGLSAGRVQSVATRLIVERERERMAFTKASYWDISAILSSKGSDGESVDFEARMSELSGRRLAGSKDFNSKGELVSTKDESQKALHVDADFASKLSKALENSDFVVDSMETKPYRRRPLPPFTTSTLQQTAGNRLSMSSRQTMRAAQSLYENGYITYMRTDSVTLSKEAIEAARSAARAAFGDEYVSQSPKQYATTSAGAQEAHECIRPAGARFLSPDELADKLPADQLKLYTLIWQRTLASQMADATGFTATVKLNASAGEYGEALFQASGTVITFAGFMKVFGNAHASEGESDKALPQMQAGDILEAKSVSADSHETQPPARYTEASLVKTLEAKEIGRPSTYATIISTIIDRGYVYERGRALIPSWLAFAVIKLLEANFPKYVDYAFTADMENGLDRIAHGEETGRDWLTRFYFGSGEGAANSADEAHIGLQQQVAELGEIDAREINTIDIGDGLHVRIGRYGPYLEDIKNLDAEGNPRHASLPETLAPDELTVDAARELLENNAEGPRVLGVDPETGGNVEVRNGRFGPYVALVEEQNNAEDSKSSKASKSSKARPKMASLFKTMDPATLTLQEALQLLNLPRLVGEYEEVDAEGVVKLARIEANNGRYGPYLTKTYSAVDTSAGETVESKPDTRSLSSEDTIFTVTLQEAKDLFAQPKYGKRTRGAAKPPLRELGADPETGKPVVIKDGFYGAYITDGETNRTLPKQYTPESIDPQDAFALLAQKRAAGPVKRKKRATKSTAKSSEKKSTAKKSTARKTSTKKTTSKKSTAKKA
- a CDS encoding LacI family DNA-binding transcriptional regulator translates to MTNQTNQNASITHVAALAKVSIATVSRVLSGRRAKDDDIAKRVRKAAEQLNYSVNYAASALRSDTTNTIGVVMGTSNVDDSFSVNMLSALDEAAHEIDKILLVGTGKDTEAQEERIEELIGHNVDSLIVMPSNNSDLTKTLENYVDNLPIVQIGGTTTSFHVNWVGMDQESMMEAALIHLSHHDAHNIAYLSGNVDSTQSANLFANFQTAASRLSLLSEPDWTTFGELTYQRGFKDTMRLFSDSTAKQSRKPDAVICANDAVALGALLALDELSLQVPQDVLVIGYGDSRQAEISEPKLSSIRPPYQQIAREAIRLTAVNKSEQHWLPAHMEFRPEIMRRESTNSPRIGTSDMSLPWRI
- a CDS encoding HPr family phosphocarrier protein, with the translated sequence MAIATRTVTIEDPVGIHARPASEFSQAAMSSNCIVTIAKGEGAPVSANSILSIMGLGITKGDSITITVDGEDAENVANNLVDVVTKGE
- a CDS encoding phosphatase PAP2 family protein, which codes for MSEEFAGIQSNSIDNQHDDSAEKNDALPVGGTSQDVNRNSEGSDYSHPLDSINTITPFSPISSEDNDEKISPLFPENTEEKSSKQSVKQFVKQTKRQSDLSDLSDLSDLSYSTNQLSSEDSSSDADDIDQLDPLVKRPRISTILWCVAIAIVFLASAAFIWFISVQTVLGQSYEEMVIDGFGSHGMPSWLAFCLRPISVSMVVIITGIIIALVSLIVVCIRKRWWLLGQCAGIIILSAAAEPLKKILPRPMLISIEYLSANSAPSGHTLLITASCALLICVVSRVWRAWASVVAAFISVLVELSLIAAHWHRVSDVLMSLLIVGAVTLIMLACTRSSGMDMPAYRRSSISVQIVGSSMITIGVLACLYALYLIWQILPGVDIFAQWAASVSYVATYWLIIGVSLLVFGVIMVMRHSTASPLSRLGLVGAPPTPPSASK